Proteins from a single region of Terriglobales bacterium:
- a CDS encoding energy transducer TonB, with translation MVSFAKANEIGTGLPRRAFVVSFILHGLLIGYLCWQPEPPLINRTMVLAGENGSSIGLVYLPTDPSLRIPVNEESRRLKYNAPAHHRVVKFRHTSPHQTDEHPTDAKVQAPAMGSPDGDSDVGPVSGAGAFPALPVKFPDPHVNADELPAGVAGDVVVEVTIDVAGNIVKKKVLVSIGYGIDEKVLSVLEQWHFRPATINGMPVASRQDVHFHFPS, from the coding sequence ATGGTTAGTTTTGCCAAAGCGAATGAGATAGGAACTGGGCTGCCGCGCCGCGCCTTTGTAGTCTCCTTCATCCTTCACGGGCTGCTGATCGGATATCTTTGCTGGCAACCTGAACCACCACTCATCAACCGCACCATGGTTTTGGCGGGCGAAAATGGTAGCTCTATCGGCTTGGTCTATTTGCCCACTGACCCGTCACTTCGCATTCCGGTAAATGAAGAATCGCGGAGATTGAAGTACAACGCTCCGGCACACCACCGCGTTGTCAAATTTCGACATACCTCACCACATCAGACCGACGAGCATCCCACGGACGCCAAGGTGCAGGCTCCTGCGATGGGCTCTCCCGACGGCGATTCCGATGTGGGTCCGGTCTCCGGAGCCGGAGCTTTTCCGGCGCTCCCCGTGAAGTTTCCTGATCCCCATGTGAATGCCGATGAGCTTCCTGCCGGCGTTGCCGGCGATGTCGTCGTTGAAGTCACCATCGACGTTGCCGGCAACATCGTGAAGAAGAAAGTATTGGTATCGATCGGATACGGCATCGATGAGAAAGTGCTTTCGGTGCTCGAGCAGTGGCACTTCCGTCCGGCTACGATCAATGGCATGCCTGTGGCTTCGCGACAGGACGTCCACTTTCACTTTCCCAGCTAG
- a CDS encoding ribonuclease HII, which produces MATKKPSKRAKKYLRLLKPGEEQRSMSTLKLRLLKKLKCTLRYEKLAWADGAQLVAGVDEVGRGALFGPVVAAAVILKPDYRIRGLRDSKLLLPEVREVLAERIREHSIAYAIASVDAARVDQINIYWASLEALASAVKQLEPAPDHVLVDALKIDIPFKQTKIIHGDALSCSIAAASIIAKVERDRMMREIDAQYPLYGLASNKGYSTPKHKAVLREHGPSPLHRQSFAPVWMAQAEHTPDLFAELKEEVEADEQPQIETECAQLEAVAGS; this is translated from the coding sequence GTGGCGACCAAGAAACCATCGAAGCGTGCAAAGAAGTACCTCAGGCTGCTCAAGCCGGGCGAGGAGCAGCGCTCGATGTCCACGCTCAAGCTGCGGCTTCTTAAAAAGCTCAAATGCACGCTCAGGTACGAGAAGCTTGCATGGGCAGACGGCGCTCAACTGGTCGCTGGCGTGGACGAAGTCGGGCGCGGCGCTCTCTTCGGTCCTGTCGTTGCTGCTGCCGTAATCCTCAAACCTGACTACCGCATCCGCGGGCTGCGTGATTCCAAGCTGCTGCTGCCGGAAGTACGCGAGGTGCTCGCCGAGCGTATTCGCGAACATTCGATCGCATACGCCATCGCATCGGTCGATGCGGCACGTGTGGATCAGATCAATATCTACTGGGCTTCTCTCGAAGCGCTTGCGTCAGCTGTGAAGCAACTGGAACCTGCTCCCGATCATGTCTTAGTCGATGCACTCAAGATCGACATTCCGTTCAAGCAGACGAAGATCATTCATGGCGACGCACTAAGCTGCTCGATCGCTGCAGCATCGATCATCGCCAAAGTGGAACGCGATCGCATGATGCGCGAGATCGATGCTCAATACCCACTCTACGGTCTCGCCTCCAATAAGGGCTACAGCACGCCCAAGCACAAGGCCGTCTTGCGAGAGCACGGGCCATCACCGCTGCATCGCCAATCGTTTGCGCCAGTCTGGATGGCTCAAGCCGAACACACCCCGGATCTTTTCGCAGAGTTAAAAGAGGAAGTGGAAGCAGACGAACAGCCTCAGATCGAAACAGAATGTGCACAGCTCGAAGCAGTAGCTGGCAGCTAG
- the priA gene encoding primosomal protein N': MSSFCDVALPVPLEMTFTYRVNGQTPVVGGRVLVPFRTSRLPGVVTALHDRAPSMETKMVHSVLDAEPLIDAPLMQLADWISSYYLAPIGEVLRAMLPLQAEVKRDWSYSITELGQKALYDSAHFGNSGRSKKSMTEQMLEYQVLDFLSQVDEVREHALKNATGATRDVLRGLHSKRWILRQDVSSTRDASRTIKIARLVANPEPSTRRLNENQQALLSKLEKAGGTMPVRELREPELPHTTLHTLVRRGLVSIEEKPAEFHVAGVPASSSQIARGDLNTAQRAALDAIEVAVSDRRFSVSLLHGVTGSGKTAVYLSAMQSVLAQGRSAILLVPEIGLTPAAAANLYRIFGEQVAILHSGLTNGERAEQWHRIHRRDARIVVGTRSAVFAPVRDLALIVIDEEHDGSYKQEETPRYNGRDVGVMRGKLSGAAVVLASATPALETYHNAREGRYRLIELRERVQQRPLPEVEIIDMREEFQQTGEEKIFSRRLIEQVTERLEAKEQVMLLLNRRGYSAVVLCRSCGEKMQCVNCAVALTHHKGMVSPAALTQRVPVGQRLECHYCGYRTTVPKLCPKCGSEHLFFLGAGSEKIEESLQQSFPNARVGRLDRDTVRTRHDFERVLNQLHAGELDMLVGTQMIAKGHDIHGVTLVGVIGADYALGLPDFRAAERTFQLLTQVAGRAGRGNFAGEVVLQTYFPEHYAIRFAAMHDYIGFYEQELRYRSWMHYPPFTSVANVLLRSDKLELAMRYAGIVHRWVDRTRLEGIRLMGPAAAPLSRLKRDYRFHFILKSSSRERLNATLRALVTSAVAEEVPRTSIIVDVDPQSLM; encoded by the coding sequence ATGTCTTCCTTTTGCGACGTAGCTCTGCCCGTTCCTCTGGAGATGACGTTTACCTATCGTGTGAACGGCCAGACTCCCGTGGTAGGAGGGCGAGTCCTCGTTCCATTCCGCACATCGCGATTGCCCGGCGTTGTCACTGCGCTGCATGATCGTGCGCCGAGCATGGAGACGAAGATGGTGCACTCGGTGCTCGACGCCGAGCCGCTCATCGACGCGCCTCTCATGCAGCTTGCCGACTGGATATCGAGCTACTACCTCGCGCCGATCGGAGAAGTGCTGCGAGCCATGCTGCCATTGCAAGCGGAGGTCAAGCGCGATTGGAGCTACAGCATTACTGAATTGGGACAGAAGGCGCTTTATGACTCTGCCCACTTCGGGAATTCTGGGCGGTCGAAGAAGAGTATGACCGAGCAGATGCTCGAATACCAGGTGCTGGATTTCCTTTCGCAGGTCGATGAAGTCCGCGAGCACGCGCTCAAGAACGCAACTGGCGCGACCCGCGATGTACTGCGTGGATTGCACTCAAAGCGTTGGATCCTGCGGCAGGATGTCTCTTCGACTCGCGATGCAAGTCGGACAATTAAAATCGCGCGCCTGGTCGCGAACCCTGAGCCCTCGACGCGCAGGCTGAATGAGAATCAGCAGGCGCTTCTCTCCAAACTCGAGAAAGCCGGCGGCACCATGCCTGTTCGTGAGCTTCGCGAGCCGGAGCTTCCCCACACAACGCTCCACACGCTGGTTCGGCGCGGTCTGGTGAGCATCGAAGAGAAACCCGCTGAGTTTCACGTAGCAGGAGTTCCGGCATCGTCGTCGCAAATCGCGCGAGGAGATTTGAACACCGCCCAGCGCGCAGCCCTCGATGCCATTGAAGTTGCTGTAAGCGACCGGCGATTTTCTGTTTCCCTTCTGCATGGCGTAACCGGCTCCGGAAAAACCGCGGTTTATCTCTCAGCGATGCAGTCAGTGCTTGCGCAAGGACGATCAGCGATACTGCTGGTGCCCGAAATAGGGCTCACGCCAGCGGCCGCAGCGAATCTTTACCGCATTTTTGGCGAGCAGGTCGCGATTCTTCACTCTGGTTTGACCAACGGTGAACGCGCTGAACAATGGCACCGCATCCATCGCCGAGATGCGCGAATTGTCGTTGGGACGCGCTCGGCAGTATTCGCGCCTGTGCGCGACTTGGCGCTAATTGTGATCGACGAAGAGCATGACGGCTCCTACAAGCAGGAAGAAACCCCGCGCTATAACGGACGCGATGTAGGCGTGATGCGCGGCAAACTTTCAGGTGCTGCGGTCGTTCTCGCGTCGGCTACGCCAGCGCTTGAGACCTACCACAATGCGCGAGAAGGCAGATATCGTCTGATCGAGCTGCGCGAGCGCGTGCAGCAGAGGCCCTTGCCTGAGGTCGAAATCATCGACATGCGCGAGGAGTTCCAGCAGACCGGCGAAGAAAAGATTTTCTCGCGCAGGCTGATCGAGCAAGTTACCGAACGCCTCGAAGCCAAAGAGCAGGTGATGTTGTTGCTCAATCGACGCGGATATTCCGCCGTTGTGCTGTGTCGTTCCTGCGGCGAGAAGATGCAATGCGTGAATTGCGCGGTGGCGCTCACTCATCACAAAGGCATGGTCTCGCCGGCGGCGCTCACGCAGCGTGTTCCGGTTGGCCAGCGGCTCGAATGCCACTACTGCGGATACCGCACAACTGTGCCGAAGCTTTGTCCCAAATGCGGAAGCGAGCATCTGTTCTTCCTCGGTGCAGGTTCAGAGAAGATTGAAGAATCCCTGCAGCAGTCATTCCCGAATGCCCGCGTCGGTCGGCTTGACCGCGACACGGTTCGCACGCGCCACGATTTTGAACGCGTGCTCAATCAGCTTCACGCAGGCGAGCTCGACATGCTGGTCGGAACCCAGATGATCGCGAAAGGGCACGATATTCATGGAGTCACGCTCGTCGGCGTGATCGGCGCCGACTATGCCCTAGGTCTGCCCGATTTTCGGGCGGCAGAAAGGACCTTTCAGCTACTGACGCAAGTCGCAGGACGTGCAGGACGCGGCAATTTCGCAGGCGAGGTCGTTTTGCAAACATACTTTCCGGAACACTATGCAATTCGCTTTGCGGCAATGCACGATTACATCGGCTTCTACGAGCAGGAGCTGCGTTATCGCAGCTGGATGCATTACCCGCCGTTCACCAGTGTCGCCAACGTTCTGTTGCGCAGCGACAAGCTCGAGCTTGCGATGCGCTACGCGGGCATCGTGCATCGCTGGGTCGATCGCACGCGGTTGGAAGGAATTCGTCTGATGGGTCCGGCTGCCGCGCCGCTATCGCGTCTCAAGCGCGACTATCGCTTCCATTTCATTCTGAAGTCATCCAGTCGGGAAAGGCTGAACGCAACTCTCCGTGCGCTGGTCACAAGCGCGGTTGCAGAAGAGGTGCCGCGCACGAGCATCATTGTCGATGTGGATCCCCAGTCGTTGATGTGA
- a CDS encoding PilZ domain-containing protein: MSKRKELRTRAVLPVKMTGTDVHAKPFSLITHTLDLTLESARIAGVNVRLSIGQTVFLHRFGVRARFSVKWIGSGTRRGQCGLKALELSKPLWGISLPQRQKDKFWVEPTPKDRRRFPRHACSGGAEIFGALEYPFWTEITDISASGLYVKTFSPLPRGTLVRARINSADFRFETHAEVRTSDPAVGMGLRFTVMSPTSLSELRDLLESLRVSFIDSGKLEDIIVDDDVLVETW; the protein is encoded by the coding sequence GTGTCAAAAAGGAAAGAGCTGCGCACCAGGGCTGTTTTGCCCGTGAAGATGACTGGCACCGACGTCCATGCCAAGCCATTTTCCCTCATAACTCACACGTTAGATCTCACGCTCGAGTCTGCACGCATTGCAGGCGTAAACGTGCGGCTCAGCATCGGCCAGACTGTATTTCTGCATCGCTTCGGCGTTCGCGCTCGCTTCAGTGTGAAATGGATTGGCTCAGGAACACGGCGGGGCCAATGTGGACTGAAGGCACTGGAGCTCTCAAAACCGCTGTGGGGAATCAGTCTTCCGCAAAGACAAAAGGATAAGTTCTGGGTCGAGCCCACGCCTAAAGATCGCCGTCGCTTTCCTCGTCATGCGTGCTCCGGCGGTGCGGAGATCTTCGGTGCGCTCGAGTACCCGTTCTGGACCGAAATAACCGACATCTCAGCATCCGGCCTTTACGTGAAAACCTTCAGTCCGCTGCCCAGAGGCACGCTCGTGCGCGCGAGAATTAATTCGGCGGATTTCCGATTTGAAACTCACGCGGAAGTTCGAACGTCAGATCCAGCTGTCGGCATGGGACTTCGCTTTACCGTGATGTCGCCCACGAGCCTCTCCGAGCTGCGCGATCTTCTGGAAAGCTTGCGTGTCTCTTTCATTGATTCGGGAAAGCTGGAAGACATCATCGTTGACGACGATGTCCTGGTAGAAACCTGGTGA